The proteins below are encoded in one region of Microlunatus antarcticus:
- the pheA gene encoding prephenate dehydratase, producing MPAPDATAYGYFGPVGTFTHQALLTLDPPAPADPVPYATVGQALQAVREGEVAAALVPIENSVEGGVTATLDNLAYGEPLVITREVLLPVQFGLYARPGTRLADVGLVTTHPHAEAQCRRWLADHLPEAEVVVGGSTAAAAAEVAREGSRFDAAICAVVAGELYGLDALASGIADNPDAVTRFVLVTRPGPVGEPTGADKTTLVLFMRENHPGALLEILEQFASRGVDLCRIESRPTRRTLGDYCFSVDAEGHVSDARLAEALMGLYRTCAEVVFLGSYPRADEVPPDVRPGTANADYAAASSWLERLRG from the coding sequence GTGCCTGCGCCCGATGCGACCGCGTACGGCTACTTCGGCCCCGTCGGGACCTTCACCCACCAGGCGCTGCTGACCCTCGACCCGCCGGCGCCCGCCGACCCCGTCCCGTACGCGACCGTCGGCCAGGCGCTGCAGGCCGTCCGCGAGGGCGAGGTGGCGGCCGCGCTGGTCCCGATCGAGAACTCGGTCGAGGGCGGGGTGACCGCGACCCTGGACAACCTCGCGTACGGCGAACCGCTCGTGATCACGCGTGAGGTGCTGCTGCCGGTCCAGTTCGGTCTGTACGCCCGGCCCGGGACCCGGCTCGCCGACGTCGGGCTCGTCACGACCCACCCGCACGCCGAGGCCCAGTGCCGACGCTGGCTCGCGGACCACCTGCCCGAAGCGGAGGTCGTGGTCGGTGGTTCCACGGCGGCGGCCGCGGCGGAGGTCGCCCGCGAGGGCTCGCGCTTCGACGCCGCGATCTGCGCCGTCGTGGCCGGCGAGCTCTACGGTCTCGACGCCCTGGCCTCCGGCATCGCCGACAACCCGGACGCCGTCACCCGCTTCGTGCTCGTCACCCGGCCGGGACCCGTCGGGGAGCCGACCGGCGCGGACAAGACGACGCTCGTGCTCTTCATGCGGGAGAACCACCCCGGCGCGCTGCTCGAGATCCTCGAGCAGTTCGCGAGCCGCGGCGTCGACCTCTGCCGGATCGAGTCCCGGCCGACGCGTCGAACGCTGGGGGACTACTGCTTCTCGGTCGACGCCGAGGGCCACGTCAGCGACGCCCGCCTGGCCGAGGCGCTGATGGGCCTCTACCGCACGTGCGCGGAGGTGGTGTTCCTCGGCAGCTACCCGCGCGCCGACGAGGTCCCGCCCGACGTCCGCCCCGGCACCGCGAACGCGGACTACGCGGCCGCGTCCTCCTGGCTGGAGCGGCTCAGAGGCTGA
- a CDS encoding adenosine deaminase yields MTAPSPSLASFIAGLPKAELHVHQVGSASPRIVAQLAERHPGVVPADPEALAAYFQFDDFAHFISIYLSVVKLVETAEDVRLLTYEIGREMAGQQIRYAELTITPYLSVNERLPAEAFLEAIEDARTGVERDFGVRLRWIFDIPADFGVPAAEMTASIALDHHVPGLVGLGIGGSEQGFPRSMFVEQFDRARAYGLHSVPHAGETTGPATIWDAIQNLGAERIEHGITAVQDPDLMRYLAENEITLDVCPTSNVALKVVDDLAQHPLPALVAAGVPVSINTDDPPMFGTDLNTEYAVAADLLGLDEAGVARLARAAVDAAFVDEVYRTELRGEIDAYVAGRQGA; encoded by the coding sequence GTGACCGCCCCCTCCCCCTCGCTCGCGTCCTTCATCGCCGGCCTGCCCAAGGCCGAGCTGCACGTCCACCAGGTCGGATCGGCCTCGCCGCGGATCGTGGCCCAGCTCGCGGAACGTCACCCCGGCGTCGTGCCCGCCGACCCCGAGGCGCTGGCCGCGTACTTCCAGTTCGACGACTTCGCGCACTTCATCTCGATCTACCTCTCGGTGGTCAAGCTCGTGGAGACGGCCGAGGACGTCCGCCTGCTGACGTACGAGATCGGCCGTGAGATGGCCGGCCAGCAGATCCGCTACGCCGAGCTGACGATCACGCCCTACCTCAGCGTGAACGAGCGGCTGCCGGCGGAGGCGTTCCTGGAGGCGATCGAGGACGCGCGGACCGGCGTGGAGCGCGACTTCGGCGTGCGGCTGCGCTGGATCTTCGACATCCCGGCCGACTTCGGCGTCCCTGCCGCGGAGATGACCGCCTCGATCGCGCTCGACCACCACGTCCCCGGCCTGGTCGGGCTGGGCATCGGCGGGTCGGAGCAGGGCTTCCCGCGCTCGATGTTCGTCGAGCAGTTCGACCGCGCCCGTGCGTACGGTCTGCACTCCGTCCCGCACGCGGGTGAGACCACCGGCCCGGCGACGATCTGGGACGCGATCCAGAACCTCGGTGCCGAACGGATCGAGCACGGCATCACCGCGGTCCAGGACCCGGACCTGATGCGCTACCTCGCCGAGAACGAGATCACCCTCGACGTCTGCCCCACCTCGAACGTCGCGCTCAAGGTCGTCGACGACCTGGCGCAGCACCCGCTGCCGGCCCTCGTCGCGGCCGGCGTACCGGTGAGCATCAACACCGACGACCCGCCCATGTTCGGCACCGACCTCAACACCGAGTACGCGGTCGCCGCCGACCTGCTCGGCCTCGACGAGGCGGGCGTGGCCCGGCTGGCCCGGGCGGCCGTGGACGCCGCGTTCGTGGACGAGGTCTACCGCACCGAGCTGCGCGGCGAGATCGACGCGTACGTGGCGGGCCGGCAGGGCGCCTGA
- a CDS encoding N(5)-(carboxyethyl)ornithine synthase: protein MQPLSLGIVATSQKPDERRLALHPDHLSRIEPELRERLFLERGYGERFGVSDDQLAPLVAGLLPRDELLERSDVVVLGKPVVDDLRRLRPGQVVWGWPHCVQDVEMTQVAIDRGLTLIAWEAMNHWTREGAFSVHVFHKNNELAGYSSVLHALALRGSTGDYGRRLRAVVISFGATARGAVRGLAALGINDVTVLTQRSSAAVASPFGFVTMQMFLPDPDRPGHVLVVDQDHDESNARPLVELLAEYDVVVNCILQDTDDPLMFVDADELGAFRPGTLFVDVSCDEGMGFSWARPTSFVDPMFEVGDGLHYYAVDHSPSYLWNSATWENSEALLRYLAVVSAGPSAWDADETIRRAIEIRDGVVVNPRILSFQHRSAEPPHVVEAS, encoded by the coding sequence GTGCAGCCCTTGAGCCTCGGCATCGTGGCGACCTCCCAGAAGCCGGACGAGCGACGTCTGGCCCTCCACCCCGACCACCTGAGCCGGATCGAGCCGGAGCTGCGCGAGCGGCTCTTCCTCGAGCGCGGCTACGGGGAGCGGTTCGGCGTCTCCGACGACCAGCTGGCCCCGCTCGTCGCCGGCCTGCTGCCGCGCGACGAGCTCCTGGAGCGCAGCGACGTCGTCGTGCTGGGAAAGCCGGTCGTCGACGACCTGCGCCGGCTGCGGCCCGGGCAGGTCGTCTGGGGGTGGCCGCACTGCGTGCAGGACGTCGAGATGACCCAGGTGGCGATCGACCGCGGGCTCACCCTGATCGCGTGGGAGGCGATGAACCACTGGACCCGCGAGGGGGCCTTCAGCGTCCACGTCTTCCACAAGAACAACGAGCTGGCCGGCTACAGCTCCGTCCTGCACGCGCTCGCGCTGCGCGGGAGCACCGGCGACTACGGGCGGCGGCTCCGCGCGGTCGTGATCAGCTTCGGCGCCACGGCGCGCGGGGCCGTTCGCGGCCTGGCCGCCCTCGGCATCAACGACGTCACCGTGCTGACCCAGCGCAGCTCGGCCGCGGTGGCCTCGCCGTTCGGGTTCGTCACGATGCAGATGTTCCTGCCGGACCCCGACCGCCCGGGCCACGTCCTGGTCGTCGACCAGGACCACGACGAGTCGAACGCGCGGCCGCTGGTCGAGCTGCTCGCCGAGTACGACGTCGTCGTCAACTGCATCCTGCAGGACACCGACGACCCGCTGATGTTCGTGGACGCCGACGAGCTGGGCGCGTTCCGCCCCGGGACCCTCTTCGTCGACGTCTCCTGCGACGAGGGGATGGGCTTCTCCTGGGCGCGCCCGACGAGCTTCGTCGACCCGATGTTCGAGGTGGGCGACGGGCTGCACTACTACGCCGTCGACCACAGCCCGTCCTACCTGTGGAACTCGGCCACCTGGGAGAACAGCGAGGCGCTGCTGCGCTACCTCGCGGTCGTCTCCGCGGGGCCGTCGGCCTGGGACGCGGACGAGACGATCCGGCGGGCGATCGAGATCCGCGACGGCGTGGTCGTCAACCCCCGCATCCTGTCCTTCCAGCACCGCTCGGCCGAGCCCCCGCACGTCGTCGAGGCCAGCTGA
- a CDS encoding ArsR/SmtB family transcription factor codes for MGDLEARVAALEETVARLGRAPDVHDAPAEGIDLWLVDALHARHPAGAVAFGGSVRVGQGEAVWQWGSDAEGLREADWSSAAGVLDALGHPVRLRLLQRVLNGTSATAELALDEALGTTGQLHHHLRALVAAGWLASVGRGTWAIPAPRVVPLMVVVSAGLAR; via the coding sequence ATGGGTGACCTGGAGGCCCGCGTGGCGGCGCTGGAGGAGACCGTGGCCCGGCTGGGCCGGGCACCGGACGTACACGACGCGCCGGCCGAGGGGATCGACCTGTGGCTCGTCGACGCCCTGCACGCCCGGCACCCGGCGGGAGCGGTCGCCTTCGGGGGCTCCGTCCGCGTCGGCCAGGGCGAGGCGGTCTGGCAGTGGGGCTCCGACGCCGAGGGGTTGCGTGAGGCCGACTGGTCGAGCGCCGCCGGGGTCCTCGACGCCCTCGGCCACCCGGTCCGGCTCCGGCTGCTGCAGCGGGTGCTCAACGGGACGAGCGCGACCGCCGAGCTCGCCCTCGACGAGGCGCTGGGCACGACCGGGCAGCTCCACCACCACCTCCGCGCGCTCGTCGCCGCCGGCTGGCTGGCGTCGGTCGGACGCGGGACCTGGGCGATCCCGGCTCCCCGGGTGGTCCCCCTGATGGTCGTCGTGTCCGCGGGGCTGGCCCGGTGA
- a CDS encoding serine hydrolase domain-containing protein — MSGRVRLLALALAALVVGTAAGLLAGLRGPTLGPATTGDPALAADVRASFTSERGFTSLSAARVRDGQVTFAGLGEVDGAPPAPDTPYELGSITKTFTAALLADAVTRGEVRLDDPVATYLPELADTAAGASTLRALATHTAGLPSFPTSSTPTVLVRVVGNENPYAGTVEALLGATRTTEVTDAGTYRYSNLGVALLGHALARAADVPGWPDLVHDRLLQPLGMTRTVVVEQPSQVPAGAAHPHQENGWSAPFWTGPAMAPAGSSTVTTATDLATWARALLDGSAPGASALDPVADIPGGRIGLAWHVYDVEGRTVTWHNGGTGGTRTILALDRERGQAVLLLSSSGRDADTAGLRLAATAPGQPVPAVDGPTVGWAGLLGWNVVGLLLIGTAILRWRAGRGWPLVDGALAAATGLLVLLVHGPWLLVPTAVWVGLTLAVGVLAAAASLRRGGPPTTSRRSLVASLAGTAVVLAVALWTL, encoded by the coding sequence GTGAGCGGCCGCGTACGGCTGCTGGCCCTCGCGCTCGCCGCGCTGGTCGTCGGCACGGCGGCCGGGCTGCTCGCCGGGCTGCGGGGTCCGACGCTCGGGCCGGCGACGACCGGCGACCCGGCGCTCGCCGCGGACGTCCGCGCGTCGTTCACCTCGGAGCGCGGGTTCACCTCCCTGTCCGCCGCCCGGGTGCGGGACGGGCAGGTCACGTTCGCCGGGCTGGGCGAGGTCGACGGCGCCCCGCCGGCCCCGGACACCCCGTACGAGCTGGGCTCGATCACGAAGACGTTCACCGCCGCGCTGCTGGCCGACGCCGTCACCCGCGGCGAGGTGCGGCTGGACGACCCCGTCGCGACGTACCTGCCCGAGCTGGCCGACACCGCGGCCGGGGCGAGCACGCTGCGCGCGCTGGCCACCCACACGGCCGGGCTGCCGTCGTTCCCCACGTCGTCGACCCCGACCGTCCTGGTCCGGGTCGTCGGCAACGAGAACCCGTACGCCGGCACGGTCGAGGCGCTGCTCGGCGCGACCCGGACCACGGAGGTGACCGACGCCGGGACCTACCGCTACTCCAACCTGGGGGTCGCGCTGCTCGGGCACGCGCTGGCTCGGGCGGCCGACGTTCCGGGCTGGCCGGACCTCGTGCACGACCGGCTGCTGCAGCCGCTCGGGATGACCCGCACGGTCGTCGTGGAGCAGCCGTCGCAGGTGCCGGCCGGAGCGGCGCACCCCCACCAGGAGAACGGCTGGTCCGCGCCCTTCTGGACCGGTCCCGCCATGGCCCCGGCCGGGTCCTCGACGGTCACGACCGCGACCGACCTCGCAACCTGGGCCCGGGCGCTGCTCGACGGCTCGGCGCCGGGGGCCTCGGCGCTGGACCCGGTGGCCGACATCCCCGGCGGACGCATCGGGCTGGCCTGGCACGTCTATGACGTCGAGGGCCGGACGGTCACCTGGCACAACGGCGGCACGGGCGGCACCCGGACGATCCTCGCGCTCGACCGAGAGCGCGGTCAGGCGGTGCTGCTCCTGTCGAGCAGCGGTCGGGACGCCGACACCGCCGGTCTGCGCCTCGCGGCGACGGCGCCCGGTCAGCCGGTGCCGGCCGTCGACGGCCCGACGGTCGGCTGGGCCGGGCTGCTCGGCTGGAACGTGGTCGGTCTGCTCCTGATCGGCACCGCGATCCTGCGCTGGCGGGCCGGGCGCGGCTGGCCGCTGGTCGACGGTGCGCTCGCGGCCGCCACGGGACTGCTGGTCCTGCTTGTGCACGGACCGTGGCTGCTCGTCCCCACCGCGGTCTGGGTCGGGCTCACGCTCGCCGTGGGCGTCCTCGCGGCGGCGGCGTCACTCCGCCGTGGCGGTCCTCCGACGACCTCGCGCCGGAGCCTGGTCGCGTCCCTCGCCGGCACGGCCGTCGTCCTGGCCGTCGCCCTCTGGACGCTCTGA
- the mptB gene encoding polyprenol phosphomannose-dependent alpha 1,6 mannosyltransferase MptB, producing the protein MSTTPAVKRHPQPQAGHRNGSRRHTGSAGNPAKQRRQVYAPDVWHRDHRWALVGIVGATLITIVVGFLGPSAVALTLGPRESYLPPWYLPAGTITIPNEWLVSAAIWLAIVVGAVGLFVGMRALADGWRPRPKRLFLLGTGLSLATITVPPLTSADVLMYAAYGRLQAIGRDPYEITPAEVFRGQFDPVLRWTERPWQDTPSVYGPIASWLQLLANKLGGENMHDIVFWLQVFAVVPFIVAGGLIILMAHGDRQRQARAALLGICNPLLIWAVVAGAHNEAISVMFAVAGLLFMRRNAFVAGLGIGLAGCSKVSIGIWGLAMLWAYRREPKKALLLCLGTAIPMGWAYVIWQPTAFFQALRNGGYVSVGSWAAPFYTLFAQFMTSTHAKVVVGIVSYLGLFVIGWMLSRVLPWVAAPGLPKGADVRRDPLTIALRTSLVLSVAWLVTSMYTLSWYDLIAWMPLAVMGPSKLDRLMTVRGAALSLAYVPGRAIDVGPALDVTAHRIRDTLSPAVQILVLVAIVLWWKKPRRPEMFPFRAPKGVSRSERPEGDGQDDGRAGEGRDQAPARGRRRTATAE; encoded by the coding sequence ATGAGCACGACCCCCGCCGTCAAGCGGCACCCGCAGCCCCAGGCCGGCCACCGGAACGGTTCGCGCCGGCACACCGGCAGCGCGGGCAACCCGGCCAAGCAGCGCCGGCAGGTCTACGCCCCCGACGTGTGGCACCGCGACCACCGGTGGGCGCTGGTCGGGATCGTCGGCGCGACGCTGATCACGATCGTCGTCGGGTTCCTGGGCCCGTCGGCCGTCGCCCTCACCCTCGGCCCGCGCGAGAGCTACCTGCCGCCCTGGTATCTCCCCGCCGGCACGATCACCATCCCGAACGAGTGGCTCGTCTCGGCCGCGATCTGGCTGGCGATCGTCGTCGGCGCGGTGGGCCTGTTCGTCGGCATGCGCGCCCTCGCCGACGGCTGGCGGCCCCGGCCGAAGCGGCTGTTCCTGCTGGGCACCGGGCTGAGCCTGGCCACGATCACCGTGCCGCCGCTGACGTCGGCCGACGTGCTGATGTACGCGGCGTACGGGCGGCTCCAGGCGATCGGGCGCGACCCGTACGAGATCACCCCGGCCGAGGTGTTCCGCGGCCAGTTCGACCCGGTGCTGCGCTGGACCGAGCGTCCCTGGCAGGACACGCCGAGCGTCTACGGGCCGATCGCGTCCTGGCTGCAGCTGCTCGCCAACAAGCTCGGCGGCGAGAACATGCACGACATCGTCTTCTGGCTGCAGGTCTTCGCGGTCGTGCCGTTCATCGTGGCCGGCGGGCTGATCATCCTGATGGCGCACGGCGACCGACAGCGCCAGGCCCGCGCCGCGCTGCTCGGGATCTGCAACCCGCTGCTCATCTGGGCCGTCGTCGCCGGCGCCCACAACGAGGCCATCTCGGTCATGTTCGCGGTGGCCGGGTTGCTCTTCATGCGCCGCAACGCCTTCGTCGCCGGGCTGGGCATCGGGCTGGCCGGCTGCAGCAAGGTCAGCATCGGGATCTGGGGCCTCGCCATGCTCTGGGCCTACCGGCGAGAACCGAAGAAGGCCCTGCTGCTGTGCCTCGGCACCGCCATCCCGATGGGGTGGGCGTACGTCATCTGGCAGCCGACCGCCTTCTTCCAGGCGTTGCGCAACGGCGGCTACGTCTCGGTCGGCTCGTGGGCCGCGCCGTTCTACACGCTCTTCGCGCAGTTCATGACGAGCACCCACGCCAAGGTCGTCGTCGGGATCGTGTCCTACCTCGGCCTCTTCGTCATCGGCTGGATGCTCTCGCGGGTCCTGCCCTGGGTTGCCGCCCCCGGTCTGCCCAAGGGCGCGGACGTCCGCCGCGACCCGCTGACGATCGCGCTTCGGACCTCGCTGGTCCTCTCGGTGGCCTGGCTCGTCACCTCGATGTACACGCTCTCCTGGTACGACCTCATCGCCTGGATGCCCCTGGCCGTGATGGGCCCGAGCAAGCTCGACCGGCTGATGACCGTTCGCGGTGCCGCGCTCTCGCTCGCGTACGTCCCCGGCCGGGCCATCGACGTCGGCCCCGCGCTCGACGTCACTGCGCACCGCATCCGCGACACCCTCTCCCCGGCCGTGCAGATCCTGGTGCTCGTGGCGATCGTCCTGTGGTGGAAGAAGCCGCGGCGACCCGAGATGTTCCCCTTCCGCGCACCCAAGGGCGTCTCTCGCTCAGAGCGTCCAGAGGGCGACGGCCAGGACGACGGCCGTGCCGGCGAGGGACGCGACCAGGCTCCGGCGCGAGGTCGTCGGAGGACCGCCACGGCGGAGTGA
- a CDS encoding glycosyltransferase, which produces MTSGLARVACIIPAKDEQDRVATTVTAARGLPGVELVIVCDDGSSDATAQHAAAAGAVVVSHERNRGKAAAVESAVNGLGVLEQRDGRAEVGTLLLLDADLGASAARCAPLVEAVVSGRAALAIAVLPAQQTPDGQQPGGMGLVMGTARRGIAELTGWTPTAPLSGQRCLTRRAFELASPLAPGWGMEVGMTIDVLRAGLTVEEIDVDLSHRATGTDFAGQLHRASQLKDVTRALAARGLLKRIRKSLR; this is translated from the coding sequence GTGACCTCTGGCCTGGCACGCGTCGCGTGCATCATCCCGGCCAAGGACGAGCAGGACCGCGTCGCCACCACCGTGACCGCCGCCCGGGGCCTCCCCGGCGTCGAGCTCGTGATCGTCTGCGACGACGGGAGCTCCGACGCCACCGCCCAGCACGCCGCGGCGGCGGGGGCCGTCGTCGTGTCCCACGAGCGCAACCGCGGCAAGGCGGCCGCCGTCGAGTCCGCGGTGAACGGCCTCGGCGTCCTCGAGCAGCGCGACGGCCGGGCCGAGGTGGGCACGCTGCTCCTGCTCGACGCCGACCTCGGGGCCTCGGCCGCGCGGTGCGCACCCCTCGTCGAGGCCGTCGTCTCCGGCCGCGCCGCGCTCGCCATCGCGGTCCTCCCGGCCCAGCAGACCCCGGACGGCCAGCAGCCCGGAGGGATGGGGCTCGTCATGGGCACCGCCCGTCGCGGCATCGCCGAGCTCACCGGCTGGACGCCGACCGCGCCGCTCTCGGGCCAGCGCTGCCTCACCCGGCGGGCGTTCGAGCTGGCCAGCCCGCTGGCGCCCGGCTGGGGGATGGAGGTCGGCATGACGATCGACGTGCTCCGCGCCGGGCTGACGGTCGAGGAGATCGACGTCGACCTGAGCCACCGAGCCACCGGCACCGACTTCGCCGGGCAGCTGCATCGGGCGAGCCAGCTCAAGGACGTCACCCGGGCGCTCGCCGCCCGCGGCCTGCTCAAGCGGATCCGGAAGAGCCTGCGATGA
- a CDS encoding glycosyltransferase, with translation MTDAPPTEAPVPLRTGETPCLLFPELFARGGGLQRSVQERASLYARDWQRVLLLTTGFTPQWYRVPEELKERGSLHHRVTIRNFFAHSEWMKQLGVPPESAYAVPGEPDLDVRPQKLRGREPFRLADTRPGERYPFRYRYFDTAGQLFLTTYSGPRSKHEQNGVDASGAAVDWAGVLATWVDQEIAGLPTPVLFSLQRGLNDPVLLASTNAARKIASLHNCHYNDPDDRRSGIRPSFRPLFDHADRVDRIVCQTAQQLDELREDVPWAPLHSIRYPGRDPHQEPVEKDTSLVVLIAQLVDRKRVDHAIRAFAEVLTTLPEARLEIYGEGPRLDRLQALVDELGVGGSVRLMGYSLAVGEAQARAACVLLTSTFEGSPRVVTESMSRGTPAVSYAIRYGPRDLIRDGVDGLLVERQEPAALAAAIVSLLSDPDRVRAMGREAGTIVERHPVSAFERAWADVLTAPARRRTVATRARELGKRVRGSRTVRRLRRLTRALR, from the coding sequence GTGACCGATGCACCTCCGACCGAGGCCCCGGTGCCGCTGCGCACCGGGGAGACCCCCTGCCTGCTCTTCCCCGAGCTGTTCGCCCGCGGCGGGGGGCTGCAGCGTTCGGTGCAGGAACGCGCCAGCCTCTACGCCCGGGACTGGCAGCGGGTGCTCCTCCTCACCACCGGCTTCACGCCGCAGTGGTACCGGGTGCCCGAGGAGCTCAAGGAGCGCGGCTCCCTCCACCACCGGGTGACGATCCGCAACTTCTTCGCCCACAGCGAGTGGATGAAGCAGCTCGGCGTCCCGCCGGAGAGCGCGTACGCGGTGCCCGGCGAGCCCGACCTCGACGTCCGCCCCCAGAAGCTGCGGGGCCGTGAGCCCTTCCGGCTGGCCGACACCCGGCCCGGCGAGCGCTACCCGTTCCGCTACCGCTACTTCGACACCGCGGGCCAGCTGTTCCTGACGACGTACTCCGGTCCCCGGAGCAAGCACGAGCAGAACGGGGTGGACGCCTCCGGCGCGGCGGTCGACTGGGCGGGCGTCCTCGCGACCTGGGTCGACCAGGAGATCGCCGGCCTGCCGACGCCGGTCCTGTTCTCGCTGCAGCGCGGCCTGAACGACCCGGTGCTGCTCGCCTCGACCAACGCCGCCCGCAAGATCGCGTCGCTGCACAACTGCCACTACAACGACCCGGACGACCGCCGGAGCGGGATCCGGCCTAGCTTCCGCCCGCTCTTCGACCACGCGGACCGGGTCGACCGGATCGTCTGCCAGACGGCTCAGCAGCTCGACGAGCTGCGCGAGGACGTCCCGTGGGCGCCGCTGCACAGCATCCGCTACCCGGGCCGCGACCCGCACCAGGAGCCGGTCGAGAAGGACACCTCGCTGGTGGTCCTGATCGCGCAGCTCGTGGACCGCAAGCGCGTCGACCACGCGATCCGTGCCTTCGCGGAGGTGCTGACCACCCTGCCCGAGGCCCGGCTCGAGATCTACGGCGAGGGCCCCCGGCTGGACCGACTGCAGGCGCTGGTCGACGAGCTCGGCGTCGGCGGGTCGGTGCGGCTGATGGGCTACTCGCTCGCGGTCGGGGAGGCCCAGGCGCGTGCGGCCTGCGTGCTGCTGACCTCCACCTTCGAGGGCTCGCCCCGCGTCGTCACCGAGAGCATGAGCCGCGGGACGCCGGCCGTCTCGTACGCGATCCGCTACGGCCCGCGCGACCTCATCCGCGACGGCGTGGACGGGCTGCTGGTCGAGCGCCAGGAGCCCGCGGCCCTGGCCGCCGCGATCGTCTCGCTGCTCTCCGACCCGGACCGGGTGCGGGCGATGGGCCGCGAGGCCGGGACGATCGTCGAGCGGCACCCGGTGTCCGCGTTCGAGCGGGCGTGGGCGGACGTGCTGACGGCGCCGGCCCGACGGCGGACCGTCGCCACGCGGGCCCGTGAGCTGGGGAAGCGGGTCCGGGGCTCGCGGACGGTCAGACGGCTGCGCCGCCTCACCCGAGCCCTCCGGTGA
- a CDS encoding MarR family winged helix-turn-helix transcriptional regulator — MAEDEQDAPASPTWLLRRLQTAMSDAEAAMARRLQIGPTDLAAMTHLTFAPEPIGPRELSGRLGITPGATTELVDRLERAGHLERRRDTHDRRRVQLHPSEATLAEVAGELSPLLRALDAAATGLDAHDRAVVAGYLGDVLAAYEGFAAQ; from the coding sequence GTGGCCGAGGACGAGCAGGACGCGCCCGCGTCGCCGACGTGGTTGCTGCGACGGCTGCAGACCGCCATGAGCGACGCCGAGGCCGCGATGGCCCGGCGACTGCAGATCGGGCCGACCGACCTGGCCGCGATGACGCACCTCACGTTCGCCCCCGAGCCGATCGGGCCGCGCGAGCTGAGCGGCCGGCTCGGGATCACCCCGGGCGCGACGACCGAGCTCGTCGACCGGCTCGAACGGGCCGGCCACCTGGAGCGCCGTCGCGACACGCACGACCGCCGTCGGGTCCAGCTGCACCCGAGCGAGGCCACCCTGGCGGAGGTCGCCGGCGAGCTGAGCCCGCTCCTGCGCGCGCTCGACGCGGCGGCGACCGGGCTCGACGCCCACGACCGGGCCGTGGTGGCGGGCTACCTCGGTGACGTCCTCGCCGCGTACGAGGGGTTCGCCGCTCAGTAG
- a CDS encoding arginine deiminase → MTAAPAAEPTVPTPGVATEVGRLRTVMLHRPGNELRRLTPRNNDVLLFDGLPWVDRAQDEHDAFAAALRDHDVEVLYLSELLAQTLEVPEARATALDRTLTGIRLGDSLRAYLEGFLGDHDAAQLAEVLMAGLAVAEIGPTKSLVTALSGPEDFVIDPLPNLLFTRDSSVWVQDRPTVTSLAMPARRRETQLTDLIYTFHPRFAGRERLHGSDLEYLEGGDVLALADGVLAVGVGERTGPAGVERLARTVFERGLAHTVLAVPIDQDRATMHLDTICTMVDVDAVVMYPNVAHRLAAVAVRPGDGADLVISPTEPFVDAAAKAMGISELRVIDTGLDPITAEREQWDDGNNTLAIGPKLAVAYERNVETNERLELAGIEVIRIAGSELGSGRGGPRCMSCPISRDAL, encoded by the coding sequence ATGACTGCTGCGCCCGCTGCCGAGCCGACCGTGCCCACGCCCGGGGTCGCGACCGAGGTCGGCCGCCTACGGACCGTCATGCTGCACCGGCCCGGGAACGAGCTGCGCCGGCTGACGCCGCGCAACAACGACGTCCTGCTCTTCGACGGCCTGCCCTGGGTGGACCGGGCCCAGGACGAGCACGACGCCTTTGCCGCCGCGCTGCGGGACCACGACGTCGAGGTGCTCTACCTCAGCGAGCTGCTCGCGCAGACCCTCGAGGTCCCCGAGGCGCGCGCCACCGCCCTGGACCGCACCCTGACCGGGATCCGCCTGGGCGACAGCCTGCGCGCCTACCTCGAAGGCTTCCTCGGCGACCACGACGCGGCGCAGCTCGCCGAGGTGCTGATGGCCGGGCTCGCCGTGGCCGAGATCGGACCGACCAAGAGCCTGGTCACCGCCCTGAGCGGGCCCGAGGACTTCGTGATCGACCCGCTGCCCAACCTGCTCTTCACCCGCGACTCGAGCGTGTGGGTCCAGGACCGGCCCACGGTCACGTCGCTCGCGATGCCGGCCCGGCGCCGCGAGACGCAGCTGACCGATCTCATCTACACGTTCCACCCGCGCTTCGCCGGCCGCGAGCGGCTGCACGGCAGCGACCTCGAGTACCTCGAGGGCGGCGACGTCCTCGCCCTGGCCGACGGCGTGCTCGCCGTCGGCGTCGGCGAGCGGACCGGCCCGGCGGGCGTCGAGCGCCTGGCCCGCACGGTCTTCGAGCGCGGCCTGGCCCACACGGTGCTCGCGGTCCCGATCGACCAGGACCGCGCGACCATGCACCTCGACACCATCTGCACGATGGTCGACGTCGACGCGGTGGTCATGTACCCGAACGTCGCCCACCGCCTCGCCGCGGTCGCCGTCCGCCCGGGCGACGGCGCCGACCTCGTCATCTCCCCGACCGAGCCCTTCGTCGACGCGGCCGCGAAGGCGATGGGCATCAGCGAGCTGCGGGTCATCGACACCGGCCTCGACCCGATCACCGCCGAGCGCGAGCAGTGGGACGACGGCAACAACACCCTGGCCATCGGGCCCAAGCTCGCGGTCGCGTACGAGCGGAACGTGGAGACGAACGAGCGCCTCGAGCTCGCCGGCATCGAGGTCATCCGCATCGCCGGCTCCGAGCTCGGCTCCGGCCGCGGCGGCCCGCGGTGCATGTCCTGCCCGATCAGCAGAGACGCGCTCTAG